The genomic region TCAACGACTTTATGGGGATACCCCCTCGTCATCAGCTCTCAGCGTTAACAGAGAAAGGGATTTGCCTCCTTCTCCCGCCTACGACCTTAAACCAGGACAACCAGCGCCTGGATCGTCTACCCTACTCCGTCCCCCCATCGCAACAACAGGTGGTACGGGAATATTAACCCGTTTCCCATCAACTACGCCTTTCGGCCTCGCCTTAGGGACCGACTAACCCTACGCAGATTACCTTTACGTAGGAAACCTTGGGTTTTCGGTGACAAGGTTTCTCACCTTGTTTTTCGCTACTCATGTCAGCATAATCTCTTGTGATACCTCCAGCCGTCCTCACGGTCGACCTTCACAGGCTTACACAATGCTCCCCTACCACTCGCTCCTTAAGAAGCGAATCCGCAGCTTCGGTACTACGCTTAGCCCCGTTACATTTTCCGCGCAGACCCACTCGACCAGTGAGCTATTACGCTTTCTTTAAAGGGTGGCTGCTTCTAAGCCAACCTCCTGGTTGTCTGGGCATTTCCACATCGTTTTCCACTTAGCGTAGATTTTGGGACCTTAGCTGGCGGTCTGGGCTCTTTCCCTTTTGACCGCGGATCTTATCACCCGCAGTCTGACTCCCGCAATAACAGTTAACGGTATTCGGAGTTTGGTTAGGTTTGGTAATCCGGTAAGACCCCTAGCCCATCCAGTGCTCTACCCCCGTTACTTACTTTGCGAGGCTATACCTAAATATATTTCGGGGAGAACCAGCTATCTCCGAGTTTGATTAGCCTTTCACTCCTATCCACACCTCATCCCCTGGCTTTTCAACGCCAGTGGGTTCGGGCCTCCACGAAGTGTTACCTTCCTTTCACCCTGGACATGGATAGATCACCCGGTTTCGGGTCTACCCCCAGCAACTAATTCGCCCTATTAAGACTCGCTTTCGCTGCGGCTCCGTTCTATGAACTTAACCTCGCTGCTGAGGGTAACTCGCTGACTCATTATGCAAAAGGCACGCGGTCACACTGGATTGCTCCATAGTGCTCCCACTGCTTGTAGGCATACGGTTTCAGGTTCTATTTCACCCTCCTCATTGGAGTACTTTTCACCTTTCCCTCACGGTACTGGTTCACTATCGGTCAGAGAGTAGTATTTAGCCTTGGGAGATGGTCCTCCCGGATTCCCACGAGGTTTCACGTGCCTCGCGGTACTCGGGGACACCCTAGGGTGAATCATGGTTTCGGATAAGGGGCTATCACCCACTATGGCCGGCCTTTCCAGACCGTTCTCCTACCAATCATCAATCCCACGTCGGGGCCCCACAACCCCGATGCCATCGAAATGGTACCGGTTTGGGCTGTTCCGCTTTCGCTCGCCGCTACTGACGGAATCACTATTGTTTTCTTTTCCTGAGGGTACTTAGATGTTTCAGTTCCCCTCGTTCGCCACGCATGGCTATGTATTCACCATGCGTTACTGGAGCATTACCTCCAGTAGGTTTCCCCATTCGGAAGCCTCCGGGTCAAAGCCTGTTTAGCGGCTCACCGAAGCTTATCGCAGCTTACCACGTCCTTCATCGCCTCTCTCTGCCTAGGCATCCACCGTACGCCCTTAGTAGCTTGACCATAAAAAAACTGTAAATCGATCAAAACTGCTATGCATACTCCCGAAACGGCATACACCATTTCGGTTGCTACCTACAAATTCACTATATGCAATTGTCAAAGAACAGTATCACCCACCTTCGCCAAAGCTTCGGTGGATAAAATGGTGGAGGTGAACGGGATCGAACCGATGACCCCCTGCGTGCAAGGCAGGTGCTCTCCCAGCTGAGCTACACCCCCATTTTAAATGGGTATCTGATGAAAGTGGTGGGCCTAGGTGGACTCGAACCACCGACCTCACGATTATCAGTCGTGTGCTCTAGCCAGCTGAGCTACAGGCCCGTATCAATCAGTGATGAATACTCAATCACCAAAATCGTGCCTGGCAGTCATCGCTAACCATTCATCTCTTAGAGTTTAAAGAACAAAAACCTCGATTCAGCCGAGGCTTGGACTTTCAAAACTAAACAGTAGACGTCATGTCAATTGTGGGATTGACCTGGATTACCATGACCAGCATCTTACGCGACCCGAAGGTCACTGGCTGGTTAGGCTCCTTAGAAAGGAGGTGATCCAGCCGCAGGTTCCCCTACGGCTACCTTGTTACGACTTCACCCCAGTCACCGGCCATTCCTTAGGACGCTGCCTCCCTTGCGGGTTAGCTCACGCACTTCGGGACCAACCGACTCCCGTGGTGTGACGGGCGGTGTGTACAAGGCCCGGGAACGTATTCACCGCGGCGTGCTGATCCGCGATTACTAGCGATTCCAACTTCATGGAGTCGAGTTGCAGACTCCAATCCGAACTGAGACCGGCTTTTTGAGATTGGCTCCACCTCGCGGTATCGCTGCTCTTTGTACCGGCCATTGTAGCACGTGTGTAGCCCTGGACATAAGGGCCATGAGGACTTGACGTCATCCCCACCTTCCTCCGGTTTGACACCGGCAGTCTCCTTAGAGTGCCCAACTGAATGATGGCAACTAAGGATAGGGGTTGCGCTCGTTGCGGGACTTAACCCAACATCTCACGACACGAGCTGACGACAGCCATGCAGCACCTGTCTTGCGGCTCCCGAAGGCACCCTCCCGTTTCGGGGAGGTTCCGCAGATGTCAAGCCCAGGTAAGGTTCTGCGCGTTGCGTCGAATTAAACCACATGCTCCACCGCTTGTGCGGGCCCCCGTCAATTCCTTTGAGTTTTAGTCTTGCGACCGTACTTCCCAGGCGGAGAACTTAATGCGTTAGCTGCGGCACTGCAGGGGTCAATACCCGCAACACCTAGTTCTCATCGTTTACGGCGTGGACTACCAGGGTATCTAATCCTGTTTGCTCCCCACGCTTTCGCGTCTCAGCGTCAATATCGGTCCAGGTAGCCGCCTTCGCCACCGGTGTTCCTCCTAATATCTACGGATTTCACTCCTACACTAGGAATTCCACTACCCTCTCCCGTATTCAAGTCTCCCAGTATCCAATGCACTTCCTGGGTTGAGCCCAGGGCTTTCACATCAGACTTAAGAAACCGCCTACACGCGCTTTACGCCCAATAAATCCGAACAACGCTTGCACCCTCCGTATTACCGCGGCTGCTGGCACGGAGTTAGCCGGTGCTTCCTTTGAAGGTACCGTCAAGGAAACTGGATATTAGCCAGCTCCATTTCTTCCCTTCTGACAGAGCTTTACGACCCGAAAGCCTTCATCACTCACGCGGCGTTGCTGCGTCAGGGTTTCCCCCATTGCGCAAAATTCCCCACTGCTGCCTCCCGTAGGAGTCTGGACCGTGTCTCAGTTCCAGTGTGGCTGATCATCCTCTCAGACCAGCTAACCATCGTAGCCTTGGTAGGCCATTACCCTACCAACTAGCTAATGGTACGCGGACCCATCCTGATACGGTAGCTTATAAATAGAGGCCACCTTTTCCTGCAGAGACCGAAGGCTCCGTAGGCTTATCCGGTATTAGCACCCCTTTCGAGATGTTATTCCAGATACCAGGGCAGGTTATCCACGCGTTACTCACCCGTGCGCCACTCTCACCAGAGCAAGCTCTGGATCCCGTTCGACTTGCATGTGTTAAGCACGCCGCCAGCGTTCGTTCTGAGCCAGGATCAAACTCTCCAGTTTAAATTTAAGACCGGAAAATCCGATTCTAGTTTGAAACAACTGACTTACTTCATTTTTGAAACCCACAAATGCTGTTTCGTCTACTATTTAGTTTTCAAAGACCAAGCCGCCGTTTGCGACAGACTCAGCACCCTACCTGAACCGGACCAACCTGTCAAGAAATTCTTTTCAGATTTTTTCAAAGTTGTTTTCCGCTGCAGTCACCGATGAGATTACGAGCTTTACGCTCTCAATCTCAAGCTGCTGACTAACAACAGTTAACGAACTTCATTCCGGCTTATTCGGTTGCAAAGAACTGTGCTGCGAAGTCAGACTTTATAGCAAAGACGTTTTTTGCTGTCAATGCTTTTTTTCCGACCCGCTGCCGAACAACTGCGTCGTTCGTCAGCGGATCGTGGTTATAACAAAACCCCTCCCCCGCGTCAACGGGTTTGTCGTTTGTTTTCTCCAATGGTGGAAAGGGGGTGGCAGGGCTGGGCCCTGAACTTGCTTCTTATGGACTTGAAGGACGGGGTGGACTTGGTGGACCTTATGGACAGGGGCGCATGGTCCACAGAAAGGGGGGGGCGATGCTTGAGCATCGCCCCCCCCAGTTACTGCTCCAACTACAGCGTCTGCTGCTAAGCTTGTGCCGCGTTAAGAGCCTGCTCTATGTCGGCAATGATGTCCTTGACGTCTTCTATACCAATGGACAGCCTGATGAAGTCGGGGCTCACGCCGCTTGCCAACTGCTCTTCTGCGGAGAGCTGCTGGTGCGTGGTGGACGCCGGATGGATCACGAGACTCTTGGCATCGCCGATATTGGCCAGGTGCGACAGGAGCTTTACGTTATCGATGAACTTCATACCGGCCTGAAGCCCGCCCTTGATGCCGAAACCGATGATGGCGCCTGCGCCATTCAGGTACTTCTTGGCGTTGGCGTGGTCTTTGTGGCTCGGCAGACCGGGGTAGTTGACCCAACTCACCAGCGGGTTCTGCTCCAGCCATTCGGCAACCATCTGCGCGTTCTCCACGTGACGCTGCATCCTGACATGCAGGGTCTCTATTCCCTGGATGATCTGGAAAGCATTGAAGGGGGAGATGCAGGCGCCCATGTCGCGCAGAAGCTCCACCCTCATCTTGATGATGTAGGAGATATTGCCCAAGGCATCCCAGAACTTCAAGCCGTGGTAGGAGGGATCCGGCTCGGTGAACTCCGGAAACTTGCCGTTGTTCCACGGGAAGGTCCCGCCGTCGACGACGCAACCGCCGATGCTTGTGCCGTGGCCTCCCAGGAACTTGGTCAACGAGTAGACTACGATGTCGGCCCCATGCTTGAGCGGCTGGAATACGAAGGGGGTTGCGGCGGTGTTGTCCACGATATAGGGGATACCCGCATCGTGTGCGACCTTGGCAATCGCCTCGAAATCGTCGACGTTGTTCTTCGGGTTGCCGATGGCCTCGCTGTACACCAAGCGGGTGTTTTCGTCGATGGCCTTGCGGATGTTTTCCGGATCGGAGGAGTCGACGAACTTCACCGTGATGCCCAATTTCGGCAGGGTGTAATGGAACAGGTTATAGGTCCCACCGTAAAGGTAGCTGGTGGATATTATGTTCTGTCCGGCACTGGCGATGTTCAAGACCGCATAGGTAGTGGCGGCCTGACCGGAAGCTACCGCAAGCGCCGCGACACCGCCGTCCAGCTCGGCGACCCTCTTCTCAAGCACGTCGGTGGTCGGGTTCATCAAACGGGTGTAGATATTGCCGAACTCCTTCAGACCGAAAAGGTTGGCAGCGTGCTCGGAGTTCTTAAAGACATACGAAGATGTCTGGTAAATCGGAACCGCACGTGACAGGGTGGCGGGATCTACAGTCTGACCAGCATGGAGTGCAAGGGTGTCGAATCCGAACGAATTTTCTGACATAGGTTATCTCCGTCCTTTTCTGAAGCCGTTTGATAAAGTATAAACGTCCTATTCTCTATACAAAAACTGCAGCCACACTGTCAATAAATTTACCACCCACATCTCCAGCAAATTAGTCAGGCAGCCTGCCGTAAAGTTCCGTAGCCCGTGCGAGTTTTGCGGCGAGCCTGCCTGAGAAAGCGTCGGCCGGGCATCTCCAACTCCAGTTGCCTCCCGCGACCCCCGGGACGTTCATCCGGCCACTGCTTGGGAGTTCCAGCAGGTCCTGCATGGGAATGATGGCATAATCGGCCACCGAGGCGAGGGCGCATTTCACCATCTGCCACACGATGTCGCCTCCGTCCCGGTCGAAATAAGCCAGCACGTTCTTCTGCTCTTTCGCCTTGAGGCTCTCGAACCAACCTGCAGTGGTGTCGTTGTCGTGCGTCCCGGTATAGACCACGCAGGAGCGGACATGGTTATGCGGCAGATAAGGGTTCTCCGGACCGGAGCCGAAGGCGAACTGCAGAATCTTCATGCCTGGGAAACCAAATTGCTCCCGCAGAGCTTCCACCTCCGGCGTGATGATGCCGAGGTCTTCGGCGATAATTGGGAGGTTTCCCAGTGCGTTGCGCAGGGCATGAAACAACCCCTCCCCCGGACCTTTCACCCATCGGCCATTGACCGCAGTCTTCTCCCACATCGGCACTTCCCAGAAAGCCTCGAAGCCACGGAAGTGATCGATGCGCACCATGTCGTAGAGGCAAAGGTCGTTGCGCAGCCTTGCGATCCACCAGCCGTAACCCTCGTGAGCCATTTTCTCCCAGTTATAGAGCGGGTTCCCCCAGAGCTGCCCGGTCTTACTGAAGTAATCCGGCGGCACCCCGGCTACCACAATGGGAACCCCTTTTTCATCCAAGTGGAAAAGGTGCGGGTTGGCCCACACGTCTGCAGAATCGTAAGCGACGAAGATCGGCAGATCGCCGACCACGGAGATGCCGAGGACGTTCGCATAGCTTTTCAACTTTTTCCATTGCCGCGCGAACTGCCACTGCTGGTACTTCTGCTCGCCAATAGCGGTACCGAGTTTCTCGCTCCAAAAGGAAAGCGCGGCCGGCTCCCGGTTAGCAAGTGCATCCGGCCAGTCTTTCCAGCTCACACCCTTGAACTCTTCCTTCAGCGCAATGAAGAGCGCGAAATCGTGCAGCCAGAAGGTGCCGTCGCAGAATTGCCAGAATTCTTCTTTCCGTTTTTGCGGCGCCTCGGCAAAAAACCGCGCCGCAGCATCCCTCAAGCGCCCCAATTTGTATTCCTCGACCGCCTGGAAATCTATCCGTTCAGAGGAAAGGACAGTTCTCGCTTCCTGGGGCAATAGATCCCCATCGTCCTGGACTGCTTCCAGGTTGACCAGGAGAGGGTTGCCCGCAAAGGCCGAGTAACAGGAATATGGGGAGTTTCCGTAGGCGGTGGGACCAAGGGGAAGAATCTGCCAGAGTGACTGACCTGACTTGTGCAGAAAGTCAACGAAGCGTCGTGCCTCTTCACCGAAGGAACCTATGCCTCCAGCTCCTGGCAATGAACTGGGGTGCAGCAGTACCCCACTCTTTCTCTGTCTCACCATGTACACCTCGATAACATTGAAATTGTAATGAAAGTCAGCCGGATTTAAAGCAGTGAGTACTATGACATAAATAAGTTGTAATGCAACAGTGTCAGGGTTTACGCCGTCTGCAACAAATGGTATAGTGGCGCCCATGGAAACTATAAAGACTGCAACTTTCGAAGCATTGATGGAGCTCGCCGTGGCTGACGGCGACGGCTATGTGTTCACCTTGGACGGGGAAACCTTCAGGATCAAGGACACGCTTGAGATTACCGGGATCGCTACTAAGAAGGGCTACATCATAATCTACTAGTGGTGAGGAGGTTCATAGGGTTGTGAACCTTGTGGACCTTGGTGGATCACTCGACGCGGACCGACTTTAGGATGCAGACAGAATCTCGTCGACGCGCTGGCCGTCCAAGGTTTCTTCCTCCAGGAGCGCCGCCGCCAATGCGTCCAGCTTGGTCCGATTGGCGCTCAGTAACTCCAGCGATTTCCCTTCTGCTGCCCTGATGAACGATGCTATCTCCTGGTCTATCAGCCAGGCCATCTCCTCGGAAAAGGTCTTCTCTTCCGCCAGCTTCATGCCAAGAAATGGATGCTCCTCGCCCCTTGGGAAGGTCATCGGACCTATCTTCTCGCTCATCCCCCACTGACATACCATCTTTTCGGCCAACTCCGTCACATGCTTCAGATCGCTCTGCGCGCCCGAGGAGACGTCGTTGAAGACGATGCGCTCGGCCACCCTCCCCCCCAGCGCCACGCAAAGACGGTTGACGAGATAAGCCCGCGGGTAGTGATAACGGTCGTCCTCGGGAAGCTGCTGGGTCACCCCAAGTGCCCGCCCCCGCGGCAGTATGGTGACTTTGTGGACCGGATCGGTGCTGGGAAGAAGCCGCGCCACCAGGGCGTGCCCTGCCTCATGATAGGCAGTGATCCGCCGTTCCTCATCCGAAATCACCATGTGACGCTCCCCGCCCATCAGGATCTTATCCTTGGCCCGTTCCAACTCATCCAGACCGACGATGTGCTTGTTCTCGCGCGCGGTGAGGATCGCCGCCTCGTTGACCAATCCCTCCAGATCCGCGCCGGTCATTCCGGGGGTCCCCTTGGCGATCACCCCCAAGTCAACATCGGGTCCCAGCGGGATCTTCTTGGTATGAACCCGCAGGATCTTCTCGCGGTCACGCCAGTCCGGACGCTCAATCACCACGGTGCGGTCAAAGCGGCCGGGGCGAAGCAGGGCCGGGTCGAGGACGTCGGGTCTGTTGGTGGCCGAAATGACGACCAACTCGGTATGGGGATCGAAACCGTCCATCTCGGAGAGCAGCTGGTTCAGCGTCTGTTCGCGCTCGTCGTGGCCTCCGCCAAAACCGGCTCCGCGGCTCCTGCCCACCGCGTCCAGTTCGTCGATGAAAATTATGCTCGGGAGCGATTTTCTCGCAGTGGCAAAGAGATCGCGCACCCGGCTTGCGCCAACCCCGACGAACATCTCTATGAAGGCCGATGCCGAAATCGAGAAAAACGGCACCCCCGCTTCTCCCGCCACGGCCCTGGCCAGAAGGGTCTTGCCGGTTCCCGGCGGCCCCACCAGCAGCACCCCCTTCGGGACCTTTCCCCCTATCTGTTGGAACTTCTTCGGCTCTTTCAGGTATTCCACCACCTCGCGCAGTTCCTGCTTGGCTTCTTCCATGCCGGCGACATCCGCGAAGGTCACTTCGATGCGCTCGGAGGTGTACGCCTTGGCGCCCGACCGGGCGAATCCCCCCATCATTCCAGTTGGTCCCTGTTTTCTCATCCCCCTCATGACCAGCCACCAGACCCCCAGAATGATGAGCCACGGCAGAAGATACAGGAACACGGTCCCCATGGCCGACCCTTCGGTGGAAACGACGGTGACGTCGACTCTCCTGTTGTTTAGCTCGGGGAGCAGCGTCATATCTTCTATGGACGGCAGGGTGGTGGTGAAGCTGGAGGCGCTGACAGTCCCCCCTTTTTCATCCACGGTGACCGCAGGGACCTTGATGGGGTTGCGGAACTGCCCCTTGACGTTCTTCCCCCTGAGTGTGACCTTGGTCACGTTGTTTGCTGCCACCTCGTCCCTGAACCGGG from Citrifermentans bremense harbors:
- the malQ gene encoding 4-alpha-glucanotransferase — protein: MVRQRKSGVLLHPSSLPGAGGIGSFGEEARRFVDFLHKSGQSLWQILPLGPTAYGNSPYSCYSAFAGNPLLVNLEAVQDDGDLLPQEARTVLSSERIDFQAVEEYKLGRLRDAAARFFAEAPQKRKEEFWQFCDGTFWLHDFALFIALKEEFKGVSWKDWPDALANREPAALSFWSEKLGTAIGEQKYQQWQFARQWKKLKSYANVLGISVVGDLPIFVAYDSADVWANPHLFHLDEKGVPIVVAGVPPDYFSKTGQLWGNPLYNWEKMAHEGYGWWIARLRNDLCLYDMVRIDHFRGFEAFWEVPMWEKTAVNGRWVKGPGEGLFHALRNALGNLPIIAEDLGIITPEVEALREQFGFPGMKILQFAFGSGPENPYLPHNHVRSCVVYTGTHDNDTTAGWFESLKAKEQKNVLAYFDRDGGDIVWQMVKCALASVADYAIIPMQDLLELPSSGRMNVPGVAGGNWSWRCPADAFSGRLAAKLARATELYGRLPD
- the ftsH gene encoding ATP-dependent zinc metalloprotease FtsH, coding for MGQGIWKPLMITALFVLLVDLFYGAVVKQTAERGAEISYTRFRDEVAANNVTKVTLRGKNVKGQFRNPIKVPAVTVDEKGGTVSASSFTTTLPSIEDMTLLPELNNRRVDVTVVSTEGSAMGTVFLYLLPWLIILGVWWLVMRGMRKQGPTGMMGGFARSGAKAYTSERIEVTFADVAGMEEAKQELREVVEYLKEPKKFQQIGGKVPKGVLLVGPPGTGKTLLARAVAGEAGVPFFSISASAFIEMFVGVGASRVRDLFATARKSLPSIIFIDELDAVGRSRGAGFGGGHDEREQTLNQLLSEMDGFDPHTELVVISATNRPDVLDPALLRPGRFDRTVVIERPDWRDREKILRVHTKKIPLGPDVDLGVIAKGTPGMTGADLEGLVNEAAILTARENKHIVGLDELERAKDKILMGGERHMVISDEERRITAYHEAGHALVARLLPSTDPVHKVTILPRGRALGVTQQLPEDDRYHYPRAYLVNRLCVALGGRVAERIVFNDVSSGAQSDLKHVTELAEKMVCQWGMSEKIGPMTFPRGEEHPFLGMKLAEEKTFSEEMAWLIDQEIASFIRAAEGKSLELLSANRTKLDALAAALLEEETLDGQRVDEILSAS
- a CDS encoding O-acetylhomoserine aminocarboxypropyltransferase/cysteine synthase family protein, with amino-acid sequence MSENSFGFDTLALHAGQTVDPATLSRAVPIYQTSSYVFKNSEHAANLFGLKEFGNIYTRLMNPTTDVLEKRVAELDGGVAALAVASGQAATTYAVLNIASAGQNIISTSYLYGGTYNLFHYTLPKLGITVKFVDSSDPENIRKAIDENTRLVYSEAIGNPKNNVDDFEAIAKVAHDAGIPYIVDNTAATPFVFQPLKHGADIVVYSLTKFLGGHGTSIGGCVVDGGTFPWNNGKFPEFTEPDPSYHGLKFWDALGNISYIIKMRVELLRDMGACISPFNAFQIIQGIETLHVRMQRHVENAQMVAEWLEQNPLVSWVNYPGLPSHKDHANAKKYLNGAGAIIGFGIKGGLQAGMKFIDNVKLLSHLANIGDAKSLVIHPASTTHQQLSAEEQLASGVSPDFIRLSIGIEDVKDIIADIEQALNAAQA